One window from the genome of Parasteatoda tepidariorum isolate YZ-2023 chromosome 8, CAS_Ptep_4.0, whole genome shotgun sequence encodes:
- the LOC139426294 gene encoding uncharacterized protein → MYRSPAKLLGPYYPDCGKTYIWVSEIEIRRKKEILGNKHIELLESRCRKRLNILNYISGQDWGADATTLKLTYTALIRPILEYGAPIYSCASETNLNRLERVQISAAKIITGLRRSCPDKIVLFESDLQPLYMRRNSSLKKYYNMLISFGDQNRTSYYLKNWKNNHRLKRNSPFSLAVSIHLVDLQYPCRIEPHSLRSCFSPVTDFSGIHFHTELLYPAYKSKDNPEFMKQMALETISQIPSDALQLYTDGSKSDEGHSGSGVFIKTPTYTLSLKIRNSEFCSVFRSELIAIENGLRHVENIAEPDFKHIWILTDSKSSIQHLSNWRNVGDRAAASILGMLFRLSADFXMHL, encoded by the exons ATGTACCGCTCTCCTgcaaaactattgggaccatattacCCTGATTGCGGCAAAACCTATATTTGGGTATCAGAGATCGAAATCCgacgaaaaaaag AGATTCTTGGCAATAAGCACATCGAACTGCTGGAATCGAGGTGTAGAAAGAGGTTAAATATCCTAAACTATATTTCTGGGCAAGACTGGGGAGCAGATGCTACaactttgaaattaacataCACTGCACTTATTAGACCCATATTGGAATATGGGGCACCTATTTATTCCTGTGCTTCAGAGACAAACCTGAATAGATTGGAAAGAGTCCAAATTAGTGctgcaaaaattattacaggTTTGAGGCGTAGCTGTCCAGATAAAATTGTTCTGTTTGAATCTGACCTCCAACCGTTATACATGAGAAGGAACTCCAGTCTCAAGAAATACTACAATATGCTCATCAGTTTTGGTGACCAGAACAGAACCTCTTACTATctcaaaaattggaaaaataaccATAGACTGAAGAGAAACAGTCCCTTCTCTTTGGCTGTTTCAATTCATCTTGTAGACTTGCAATATCCCTGCCGAATTGAGCCTCACTCATTGAGGTCATGTTTTAGCCCTGTTACTGATTTTTCAGGTATCCATTTCCATACGGAGCTGTTGTACCCGGCCTATAAAAGTAAAGACAACCCAGAATTTATGAAGCAAATGGCTCTTGAAACTATTAGCCAAATACCATCAGATGCTTTACAACTATACACAGATGGCAGCAAGAGCGACGAAGGTCATTCAGGTAGTGgggtttttattaaaacaccCACGTACACATTGAGtctcaaaattagaaattctgaattttgCTCAGTTTTCAGATCTGAGCTTATTGCGATTGAAAATGGCCTAAGACATGTTGAGAATATTGCTGAGCCTGACTTTAAGCATATATGGATACTGACGGATAGCAAATCTTCAATCCAACACCTTAGCAACTGGAGGAATGTTGGAGACAGGGCTGCGGCTTCAATTTTGGGGATGCTCTTCAGGCTCTCTGCGGACTTTNTTATGCATTTATGA